In Ignavibacteriales bacterium, the following are encoded in one genomic region:
- a CDS encoding tetratricopeptide repeat protein: protein MLKPKKKLTKTEIKQDTLLTSYAKLTSYYDTYKKYINYGITGLIAVIIIIVVYVNNKKANDEKAATELGKIFSIYDRGTTDPRQYQIAIDGQPERGLTGLKTIVDNYGSTTSGEIARFYLAQAYLNLDKVDEALKNFNSFSSDNEILSASAEAGVAACYERKNEFDEAASYYEKAAKIASDQNTTPEYLNSAALCYGKIGNKEKAITILKRIKKEFPKSQVAREVDRYISQFSS from the coding sequence ATGTTAAAACCCAAAAAGAAACTAACCAAAACCGAAATCAAACAAGACACATTGTTAACGTCTTATGCGAAATTAACATCGTACTATGATACATACAAAAAGTATATCAATTATGGTATCACTGGACTTATTGCCGTAATAATTATCATTGTGGTTTATGTGAACAACAAAAAAGCGAACGATGAAAAAGCGGCTACTGAGCTTGGGAAAATATTTTCTATATACGACAGAGGGACAACCGATCCGCGTCAATATCAAATTGCCATCGATGGACAGCCGGAGCGGGGCCTAACGGGTTTGAAAACAATTGTTGACAATTACGGCAGCACCACATCAGGTGAGATAGCCCGCTTTTATTTGGCTCAGGCATATCTGAATCTCGATAAAGTAGACGAAGCGCTAAAAAATTTCAACAGCTTCAGCAGTGATAATGAAATTCTGTCGGCTTCAGCTGAAGCCGGTGTGGCAGCATGTTATGAGAGGAAAAACGAATTCGATGAAGCTGCATCGTATTATGAGAAAGCAGCAAAGATCGCATCCGACCAAAACACCACGCCGGAATATTTAAACTCAGCTGCATTATGTTACGGTAAGATAGGCAATAAAGAAAAGGCAATCACTATCCTCAAGCGGATCAAAAAAGAATTTCCGAAAAGTCAGGTCGCGCGCGAGGTGGATCGGTATATCAGTCAATTTTCTTCCTGA
- a CDS encoding threonylcarbamoyl-AMP synthase, which produces MKTKIEILECGKNDIEIAHEAARSICEGGVILYPTDTIYGIGCDASNEDAVGKIFTIKKRSETNPALMLASSVLMVESLVEGISPIALDLMKKFWPGPLTLLFRSKKKMSRLLISEDKKIGIRIPNNQFCLSMIDQSNTPVVSTSANLSGVQTSSKISDLKKLFIGKVNLIIDNGDFEDIIPSTIVDVTSETPVVVREGVIKKEEISSIIDG; this is translated from the coding sequence TTGAAGACAAAGATAGAAATACTTGAATGCGGCAAGAACGATATTGAGATCGCACATGAAGCGGCTCGATCGATCTGTGAAGGAGGAGTAATATTATATCCAACAGATACAATCTATGGTATCGGTTGTGATGCGTCTAATGAAGATGCCGTCGGAAAAATATTCACCATTAAAAAACGATCTGAAACAAATCCTGCGTTAATGCTCGCCTCATCTGTGTTGATGGTTGAGAGTTTAGTTGAAGGAATATCTCCGATTGCTCTCGACTTGATGAAAAAGTTTTGGCCCGGTCCGTTGACTTTATTATTCAGATCTAAGAAAAAAATGTCACGGTTGTTAATTTCGGAAGATAAAAAAATTGGGATACGGATACCTAACAATCAATTTTGTCTTTCTATGATCGATCAAAGTAATACACCGGTTGTCTCAACAAGCGCCAATCTATCTGGTGTCCAAACCAGCAGTAAGATTTCTGATTTGAAGAAATTATTTATTGGCAAAGTCAATCTCATCATTGACAACGGCGATTTTGAGGATATCATTCCATCCACGATCGTTGATGTTACGTCGGAAACACCGGTCGTTGTTCGTGAAGGAGTGATAAAGAAGGAAGAGATCAGCTCGATAATCGACGGTTGA
- the waaF gene encoding lipopolysaccharide heptosyltransferase II, whose amino-acid sequence MRQLENILIVQTAFPGDLILTLPLAQVLKKHYPSSQIDFVVIPKTAELLANHPAISEVIVYDKRGKDSGFSGLMNKVRFLRVKKYDVAFIPHRSFRSAILVWLSKIPMRIGFDKSKAKWFYSHKIDYKSAIHEIERNLSLLAAVDINQVPKEIPRLYPSFHDKKKVGLILSEIGAQHLNSLIGIAPGSVWATKRWLDERFAELIEKLTKRGFHILLLGSSDDYELCKKIENMVASKHVHNLAGKLSFLQSADMIARCRLLVTNDSAPLHIATSMRVPVVAIFGATAPEYGFGPYDEPYRIVETGGLACRPCGIHGGKKCPTGTFDCMKNITSDHVLKSILSLLENNSTRNN is encoded by the coding sequence ATGCGGCAATTAGAAAATATTCTGATAGTTCAAACTGCTTTTCCTGGCGATTTGATTCTGACTTTACCTCTCGCTCAGGTTCTAAAGAAACATTATCCATCCTCTCAAATCGATTTTGTTGTTATTCCAAAAACTGCTGAATTGCTCGCGAATCATCCGGCGATTTCAGAGGTTATCGTGTACGATAAAAGAGGAAAAGATTCCGGCTTCTCCGGCTTGATGAATAAGGTTAGATTCTTGCGGGTGAAGAAATATGATGTGGCGTTTATACCTCATCGATCTTTCAGGTCTGCGATCTTAGTTTGGCTTTCGAAAATTCCGATGCGGATAGGGTTCGATAAAAGTAAAGCGAAATGGTTTTATTCTCATAAAATCGATTACAAATCTGCGATCCATGAAATAGAAAGGAATCTTTCTCTTTTAGCGGCGGTAGATATTAACCAAGTTCCAAAAGAGATACCGCGTCTATATCCATCATTCCACGATAAGAAAAAGGTAGGATTGATACTTTCAGAAATCGGTGCACAGCATCTAAATTCATTAATAGGAATCGCTCCCGGATCTGTTTGGGCAACGAAGCGTTGGCTCGATGAACGGTTTGCTGAGTTGATAGAAAAACTGACGAAAAGAGGATTTCACATTCTGTTGCTCGGTAGTTCCGATGATTACGAGTTATGTAAGAAAATCGAAAATATGGTTGCATCGAAGCATGTTCACAATCTGGCGGGTAAATTAAGCTTTCTTCAATCTGCAGATATGATAGCGCGTTGCCGGCTGCTTGTAACGAACGATTCAGCACCGTTACACATCGCTACCTCGATGAGGGTGCCTGTTGTTGCAATCTTCGGTGCGACTGCTCCGGAATATGGTTTCGGTCCTTATGATGAACCATACCGTATTGTTGAAACCGGTGGTTTGGCGTGCAGACCGTGCGGTATACATGGCGGTAAAAAATGTCCGACCGGTACATTCGATTGCATGAAAAATATTACTTCAGATCATGTCTTAAAATCAATCCTATCGTTATTAGAAAATAATTCCACACGAAATAATTGA
- a CDS encoding lysophospholipid acyltransferase family protein, with protein sequence MQYKLEYLFFLLVRFIVQAMPLKSAQRFGAFIGSLGYKLSPRRREIAFENLHYAFPEKSETEIKIIARGSFRNFGIAFLELLWFPRITPEIMRNLVVPKNLDCLLDAHAKGKGLILLSGHFGNWELTAFGGAYLSKIPFNIIVQTQNNRLVDEAINKHRCWYGNKVVSMGMSVREIIRTLHDKGVIAIAPDQSGDRLGGLYLEFFGRKTATHQGPAAFALRSGAPLLMGFLTRNNDMTYNLTIESVDLSDLEKPTEENIAEATRRHVAILEKYIRQYPDHWLWMHRRWKHTKDN encoded by the coding sequence ATGCAATATAAATTAGAGTATCTCTTTTTTTTATTGGTGAGGTTTATCGTTCAGGCGATGCCGTTAAAATCTGCACAAAGATTTGGCGCTTTCATCGGATCACTCGGTTATAAACTGTCACCCCGGCGGAGGGAAATTGCTTTCGAGAATTTACATTATGCTTTTCCCGAAAAATCGGAAACTGAGATAAAAATAATAGCACGCGGTTCATTCAGGAATTTCGGAATAGCGTTTTTGGAACTGCTTTGGTTCCCGCGAATCACTCCCGAGATTATGCGGAATTTAGTCGTACCGAAAAATCTTGATTGCTTGCTGGATGCTCACGCGAAAGGGAAGGGATTGATATTACTTTCGGGACATTTCGGGAATTGGGAGTTGACCGCGTTCGGCGGCGCCTATCTTTCTAAAATTCCTTTCAACATCATCGTTCAAACTCAGAATAATCGATTGGTTGATGAAGCTATCAATAAACATAGGTGCTGGTACGGGAATAAGGTTGTATCGATGGGGATGTCTGTTCGCGAAATAATCCGAACTCTGCACGATAAAGGTGTAATTGCAATAGCGCCGGACCAGAGTGGTGATAGATTAGGAGGACTATATCTCGAATTTTTCGGTCGGAAGACTGCCACTCATCAGGGACCCGCAGCGTTCGCGTTACGCAGCGGCGCGCCGCTGTTGATGGGTTTCCTTACAAGAAATAATGATATGACTTATAACCTCACGATTGAATCTGTTGATCTTTCAGATTTAGAAAAACCAACAGAAGAAAACATCGCCGAAGCCACAAGGCGCCATGTGGCGATACTTGAAAAATATATCCGCCAATATCCCGATCACTGGTTATGGATGCACCGCAGATGGAAGCACACCAAAGATAACTGA
- a CDS encoding GWxTD domain-containing protein: MKRISYLLILMMIVPFILWSQSSEIDTKLEPLKIMVDYSRFYGDSAQTFVELYYGFSESMMTYQNDTAGRRGQINFKMEIKRAGTVEYQKEWIVPHLVPGTAQISSQSLVGLQSFAILPGEYTLTVSAYDNYESARRDSVSLPLLITNYPTDREYLSDIELCTSIQSSTNKQSLFYKNTLDVIPNPSKLYGTGLPVLYYYTIAYNLRARGDSENVIVRTSILDAVGKEVISKDKIKPRLYNASVEIGTVNISALRTGIYLFRVSLTDSLNKVFTQNEKRFFIYKHGSPLDSSLTTGSSPVSESKYSVMSEEEVDQYFEYAKYITTDVEKEQYEQLTDLKAKQKLLYEFWKRKSSGLNTIADEAYYARVKKADELFTTPFRSGWKSDRGRVYIMYGMYDDIERFSNSTDSNPYEVWQYRNLQGGVIFVFVDREGIGNYMLMHSTHRDELHEELWYEKYALKMH, translated from the coding sequence ATGAAACGAATATCTTATCTATTAATCCTGATGATGATTGTCCCATTTATTTTATGGTCACAATCTTCGGAGATCGATACAAAACTAGAGCCGTTAAAAATTATGGTCGATTATTCACGCTTCTACGGTGACTCTGCTCAGACATTCGTAGAACTTTATTACGGCTTTTCTGAATCTATGATGACCTACCAAAACGATACAGCAGGTCGAAGAGGTCAAATTAATTTTAAGATGGAAATCAAAAGAGCGGGCACAGTTGAATATCAGAAAGAATGGATAGTGCCGCACCTCGTTCCCGGAACCGCTCAAATTTCATCGCAATCGCTTGTGGGTTTGCAATCTTTCGCGATTCTTCCCGGTGAATATACCTTAACTGTTTCGGCTTATGATAATTATGAAAGCGCAAGACGCGACAGTGTATCGCTGCCGCTTCTCATAACAAATTATCCTACAGATCGGGAATATCTGAGTGATATAGAATTATGCACATCTATTCAATCATCAACCAATAAGCAATCGTTGTTTTACAAGAATACGCTCGACGTGATTCCGAATCCAAGCAAACTTTATGGCACGGGATTGCCCGTGCTTTATTATTACACTATCGCGTATAACTTACGCGCGCGTGGAGATTCAGAGAATGTGATTGTTCGTACCTCAATCCTGGATGCAGTTGGTAAAGAAGTTATATCAAAAGATAAAATCAAACCCCGTCTGTATAATGCGAGTGTTGAGATTGGAACAGTAAATATCTCAGCTTTGCGGACAGGCATTTATCTGTTTCGTGTTTCACTGACCGATTCATTGAACAAAGTATTCACCCAAAATGAGAAGAGATTTTTTATCTACAAACATGGCTCTCCTTTAGATTCATCCTTAACGACGGGATCATCGCCGGTTTCCGAATCAAAATATTCCGTCATGAGCGAAGAAGAAGTGGATCAATATTTTGAATACGCCAAATATATTACCACAGATGTTGAAAAAGAACAGTACGAACAATTGACCGATCTGAAAGCGAAGCAAAAATTACTATACGAGTTCTGGAAAAGAAAAAGCTCGGGTTTAAATACGATAGCCGACGAGGCATATTACGCCCGTGTGAAAAAAGCGGATGAACTTTTCACAACACCGTTCCGAAGCGGCTGGAAAAGCGACCGCGGGCGCGTGTATATTATGTACGGTATGTATGACGACATAGAAAGGTTCTCTAATTCAACAGACAGTAATCCGTATGAAGTCTGGCAATACCGTAATTTACAGGGTGGGGTTATTTTTGTCTTTGTCGACAGAGAAGGAATTGGAAACTACATGCTTATGCACTCAACTCACCGCGATGAACTGCACGAAGAGCTCTGGTACGAAAAATATGCGCTCAAAATGCACTGA